One Egibacteraceae bacterium genomic window carries:
- a CDS encoding DoxX family protein translates to MSLLRRLARPLLASAFVANGLDSLRHPGPKAAAVKDLAPKIADEVGLEQLDAETLVRVHGGAQVAAGGLLALGRLPRTSALVLAASVVSGAFTTHRFWEQQDATERERQQTLFLHNMSLLGGLLIAAVDTEGRPGLGWRTKHTAEQAKKAARRGRREGRLAAKAAAGKAKGKLAR, encoded by the coding sequence ATGAGCCTGCTCCGTCGCCTCGCCAGGCCCCTGCTCGCGTCGGCCTTCGTCGCCAACGGCCTCGACTCGCTCCGTCATCCGGGTCCGAAGGCCGCAGCCGTCAAGGACCTCGCGCCGAAGATCGCCGACGAGGTCGGCCTCGAGCAGCTGGACGCGGAGACGCTCGTGCGCGTCCACGGCGGTGCGCAGGTGGCGGCGGGGGGCCTCCTCGCGCTCGGCCGCCTGCCACGGACGTCCGCCCTCGTGCTCGCCGCGAGCGTCGTGTCGGGGGCGTTCACCACACACCGGTTCTGGGAGCAGCAGGATGCGACCGAGCGTGAGCGCCAGCAGACCCTGTTCCTCCACAACATGAGCCTGCTCGGCGGGCTGCTCATCGCCGCGGTCGACACGGAGGGCCGGCCCGGACTCGGTTGGCGAACGAAGCACACCGCCGAGCAGGCGAAGAAGGCCGCGCGCCGCGGGCGGCGGGAAGGCCGGCTGGCCGCGAAGGCGGCGGCGGGCAAGGCGAAGGGCAAGCTCGCTCGCTAG